One Sylvia atricapilla isolate bSylAtr1 chromosome 24, bSylAtr1.pri, whole genome shotgun sequence genomic window carries:
- the COL8A2 gene encoding collagen alpha-2(VIII) chain, giving the protein MLGTLVTAMGPRSAAGGGVGGYAQVKYMQPMVKGPLGPPFREGKGQYLDMPPLLPMDLKGEPGPPGKPGPRGPPGPPGYPGKPGTGKPGMHGQPGPAGPPGFSGIGKPGIPGLPGKAGMKGMPGAKGEPGMRGEQGPRGLPGPPGLPGPAGLSVNGKPGPQGGPGLPGFRGEPGPKGEPGPRGERGMKGENGVGKPGLPGPRGNGGPPGPAGPPGPAGVGKPGLAGLPGAPGDKGDMGPPGGPGVTGEPGPVGPRGPPGIDGIGVPGVAGVPGIQGPVGPKGEPGIRGLPGLPGPTGYGKPGMPGLKGDRGQPGAQGAIGDKGEPGVDGEPGEPGPAGIIGPPGPPGIMGLPGKHGLPGPKGDVGPSGPPGMPGMRGDQGPNGFAGKPGVPGERGLPGSLGPPGPTGPKGEPGFIGLPGVPGLTGGPGPKGDGGIPGQPGLRGPSGIPGLQGPAGPMGPQGLPGLKGEPGLPGIPGEGKTGEPGMAGPIGPPGMPGTPGLNGPPGPPGPPGPPGAPGVLDETGIAGLHLPDGGVEGAVLGNGKPGKPQYGRGELAARIAPAFTAILTSPFPASGMPVKFDRTLYNGHNGYNPVTGIFTCPVSGIYYFAYHVHVKGTNVWVALYKNNVPATYTYDEYKKGYLDQASGSAVLELKENDQVWVQMPSDQANGLYSTEYIHSSFSGFLLCPT; this is encoded by the exons ATGCTGGGGACGCTGGTGACGGCGATGGGCCCTCGCTCGGCCGCGGGAGGCGGCGTGGGGGGCTACGCTCAAGTCAAGTACATGCAGCCCATGGTGAAGGGACCCCTGGGACCCCCGTTCCGTGAAGGCAAAGGGCAGTACCTGG ACATGCCACCACTGCTGCCCATGGACCTCAAAGGGGAGCCAGGACCGCCAGGGAAGCCCGGCCCGCGTGGACCCCCGGGGCCGCCAGGATACCCAGGAAAACCGGGCACGGGGAAACCGGGAATGCACGGCCAGCCTGGGCCCGCTGGGCCCCCTGGCTTCTCGGGCATCGGGAAACCCGGCATCCCAGGACTCCCCGGAAAGGCCGGTATGAAAGGGATGCCCGGAGCCAAGGGCGAGCCTGGCATGCGTGGGGAGCAAGGGCCGAGGGGACTCCCCGGCCCGCCGGggctgcccggcccggccggccTCTCTGTCAACGGGAAGCCGGGTCCCCAGGGCGGCCCCGGCCTGCCCGGCTTTCGGGGAGAGCCTGGCCCGAAAGGAGAGCCGGGTCCCCGCGGAGAACGAGGGATGAAGGGTGAAAACGGCGTGGGGAAGCCAGGCTTACCGGGGCCCCGGGGGAACGGGGGCCCTCCCGGCCCTGcggggccgccggggccggCCGGCGTTGGGAAGCCTGGCCTCGCCGGGCTGCCGGGCGCGCCCGGGGACAAGGGTGACATGGGTCCTCCGGGCGGGCCGGGTGTCACCGGGGAGCCCGGCCCTGTGGGGCCGCGGGGACCCCCCGGGATCGATGGGATCGGTGTCCCGGGAGTCGCGGGGGTGCCGGGGATACAGGGCCCCGTGGGACCGAAGGGAGAGCCCGGCATCCGCGGCCTCCCCGGCCTGCCCGGCCCCACGGGCTATGGGAAGCCAGGCATGCCCGGCCTGAAAGGAGACCGCGGGCAGCCCGGGGCACAGGGAGCCATCGGCGATAAGGGGGAGCCCGGCGTTGATGGGGAGCCGGGTGAGCCAGGCCCTGCCGGCATCATCGGCCCGCCGGGCCCGCCGGGGATCATGGGGCTGCCGGGGAAGCACGGGCTGCCCGGCCCCAAGGGGGACGTGGGGCCGAGCGGGCCCCCGGGAATGCCGGGGATGCGCGGTGACCAGGGCCCGAACGGCTTCGCGGGGAAGCCGGGGGTGCCAGGAGAAAGGGGCCTGCCCGGGTCACTGGGACCTCCCGGCCCAACGGGCCCCAAAGGTGAACCGGGGTTCATCGGCCTTCCGGGGGTGCCGGGATTAACGGGTGGCCCCGGGCCCAAGGGGGACGGTGGGATCCCGGGGCAGCCGGGGCTCAGGGGCCCCTCTGGCATCCCGGGATTGCAAGGACCTGCCGGTCCCATGGGGCCTCAGGGGTTACCAGGCCTGAAAGGGGAGCCCGGCCTCCCTGGCATTCCCGGCGAGGGGAAGACCGGCGAGCCTGGCATGGCCGGACCCATCGGCCCACCCGGAATGCCAGGAACACCAGGGCTGAACGGGCCACCAGGCCCACCGGGGCCACCTGGGCCGCCAGGAGCGCCGGGAGTGCTGGATGAGACGGGCATCGCGGGGCTGCACCTGCCGGACGGCGGCGTggagggggctgtgctgggcaacGGGAAGCCGGGCAAGCCACAGTACGGCCGAGGAGAGCTCGCCGCCCGCATCGCGCCGGCCTTCACCGCCATCCTCACCTCCCCCTTCCCCGCATCCGGAATGCCCGTCAAGTTTGACCGGACCTTGTACAACGGGCACAACGGCTACAACCCGGTCACCGGGATCTTCACCTGCCCCGTATCCGGAATCTACTACTTTGCCTACCACGTGCACGTCAAAGGGACCAACGTTTGGGTGGCCCTGTATAAGAACAACGTGCCAGCCACCTACACCTACGATGAGTACAAAAAGGGGTACCTGGACCAGGCCTCGGGCAGTGCCGTGCTTGAACTCAAGGAGAACGACCAGGTCTGGGTACAAATGCCCTCGGACCAGGCCAATGGGCTGTACTCCACGGAATACATCCACTCCTCCTTCTCCGGgttcctgctctgccccacatAA